The genomic stretch GGTTCGCTCGAACTTGTCGAGGAATTCCAGAGACTTCTTGTCCTCGGGAGACAAggcctcctcaccaacgacTGCCTTCATGGCGGCCGCGTCACGACCGATGGCATACTTGGCGTACAGCTGGTTGGATACATCACCGTGGTCCTTGCGAGTCATGCCCTCACCAATGGCAGACTTCATCAGACGGGACAGCGACGGAAGCACGTTGATAGGAGGGTAAATACCGCGGTTGTAAAGACCACGGTCGACGAAGATCTGACCCTCGGTAATGTATCCAGTCAAATCAGGAATGGGATGGGTAATGTCGTCGTTGGGCATAGTGAGAATGGGAATCTGAGTAATCGAACCGTTGCGGCCTTCGACACGGCCAGCACGTTCGTAGATGGTCGACAAATCGGTATACATGTAACCGGGGAAACCGCGACGACCGGGGACTTCTTCACGAGCAGCAGAGACCTCACGAAGAGCATCACAGTAGGCCGAAAGATCGGTGAGAATGACGAGGACGTGCTTCTCGAGTTGGTAGGCATAGTACTCGGCGGTAGTAAGGGCGAGACGAGGTGTAATGATACGTTCGATACTGCCGTTATTGTTAATAACCAGACCCAAAAACCAGCGTTGGTTGTTCATTACTTACGTAGGATCGTTGGcaaggttgaggaagagggtggtgcgCTCCAAACTGCCGTTCTCTTCGAAATCGCGGGTGAAGAAACGAGCAGTTTCCAAGTTGACACCCATGGCAGCGAAGACGATGGAGAAGTTCTCCTCATGATCGTCATGTACGCCCTTGTTTGTCACACCCTTGCGCTGAACCAGGCCAGCTTGTCTGCAAATCTGAGCGGCGATTTCGTTGTGGGGAAGACCAGCGGCCGAGAAGATGGGAATCTTTTGGCCACGGGCAATCGAGTTCATGGTATCAATGGCCGAGATGCCAGTCGAGATCATTTCCTCGGGATACACCTGTTCTCTATTAGCGCATGGATTTGGTAGGGCATGTAGTGAAGCTTACTCTCGAGTAGGGGTTGATAGGACTGCCGTTGATGTCTAAGAACTCCTCAGCCAGGACCTTGGGGCCCTTGTCAATGGCACGACCTGAACCATCAAAGATACGACCCAGCATGTCTTCAGAGACACCGAGCTTCAAGCTCTCTCCGGTCATTTCAACTCTGGTCTAGTTGGAGTTAGCTGCCGCCTATGTATTTCCCAATGCGCTCGGCAGTCTCACCTTCTTCACATCAATGCCAGAGGTGCCCTCGAAAACCTGCAAGATCGATTAACATATGTGGATCGCTTGTGTTCCGTTTCGGTTGGTATATACCTGCACAACGGCGCGGCTTCCTGTAGAGATACCGTCAGTAACAGCATAGGTCCCTGATATAGCGACAGTGCTTACCACGAGCCTCCAAGACTTGACCGGAACGCACAGTCCCATCGGGAAGAGTAAGGCTGACAATCTCATTGTATCTGGGGAATTTGACCTGGAAGAAGGATCACAGAGTTAGCAGAGATGTGGTTGTGGTAAGGCGGAAGCAGAAGCGGGAGACCAACATTGTCCAAGATGACGAGGGGTCCGTTGACACCACCGACGGTGTTGTAGCGAAGCCTGGGCGTCACCCGATAGGAGGCTGGATCTCTGGGGTCGCTcatggtggttttggaggtTATGCAGGGCAAAAACAGGCGCGAGGTATCAATGCGAAAGTCGAGGCCGGCTCGGGAGGCTGTCTAGAGAGTCGAGAGGCTGGTAAGTGGATTGGCAAGTTGGTTGTGAATGCACGACGATGGAGGAGCTCCAGTGGATGCGGGTAGCCTGAAGACGCAAGCTCCAAGCTGGACCGTCGGTGATAAGCAGGCCGCCCAGGCCTGTCCCCTGCTGGGCCCCGCACCACATCATGAATCCGGATGGCACAGCCACAACATCCAAACCAACTGAAAGGCACAGGTATTCGGGACTCGCTCTGCGGCAACAAGCTGCTAGTGAAACGGAGAGATATGGCTTTACGAAAGACAAAAAATAACAGATCACATCGCATCACTTCTAGTGCTGCTTCTGCGACACACACCTTGAAGCAAGCACATGCCAGCCACAGTTCCAGATCTTGAACTGTGGCGGTGCCTTGTCGATGCCGGCCGGCAACTTTGGAACATTTGACAGGGAAGCTCGCGCCTGTGCTCCTGTCATCCAGATTTAAGACGTGATGTCAATTCAGCCTCCAACCCTGCGTCATCTTTTTATTTTGGTTACATTTTTCCCGCTTCACATCTCGAAGGTGCGGGCCAGCTTTCGGGCGCGTAAAACCTAATCCACGATGTCAGCCATCTACAATCTCGAGCCACAACCGATGGCGTCGGCCATCATCCACACGACTCTCGGCGAAATCTCAATCGAACTGTTTGCGAAACAAACGCCATTAACATGCCGAAACTTCCTTCAGCTAGCACTCGACGGCTACTACGATAACACAATATTCCATCGTCTCATTCCCGGCTTCATTCTCCAAGGCGGTGATCCGACTGGGACAGGACATGGAGGAGAATCCATCTACGATGGCGGCGCATACAGCGGTGATCTGGATCCATGGCCAATGGACCAGCGAAGAGGACAGAACGCTGGCCCCGACGGCATCAACTTCAAGGATGAGTTCCATTCGCGTCTCAAGTTCAACAGGCGAGGATTGCTAGGCATGGCGAACGAAGGAAAACCGGACACCAATGGCAGCCAGTTCTTTTTCACTCTCGGCAAGGCTGAAGAGTTGAATGGGAAGAATACCGTGTTTGGGCGCGTGGCGGGCGATACCATCTACAATTTGGCCAAGATTGGCGAGTCGGAGGTCAATGACGAGCGGCCACTATATCCGATCAAAATCACCCATATCGAgatcctcatcaacccttTCGATGatatgaagaagagggagaagaagctaCGCCAGCAAGTAGCAAAACCAGCTCCcgtggagaagaagcagaaaaagagaaaaccaGCCAAGCAGTTGTTGAGCTTTGGAGacgaagagggtgagggtgatgaccTGCCAGTTCTCAAGAAGCCAAAGTTCGACACAAGAATTGTCATGGATGTAGACGAGGAACCGGCGCCAAAGACGATGCCGGTCAGATCTTCAAAGAAGGATTTAAAGCCGACGCACAAGGATGATGTGAAAGTCCGTGTGCCAGAAGAGCCAGCAAAGAACCGAGCGAGGAATCCAGATCGTCCGGAGCCTGTTCCGTCAAAGAAACAACGGCCAAAGGTTGAGGAAAGTGACAGGTCAAGTCCCGAACCGGAAGAtggcaaaaagaaaaccttGCTGGAAAGGACTAACGAGGAGATTGCTGCCGTCAAGGCTTCGATGAAACGAACAATTTACACCGAACCGgtgcaggagaagaagaggtcggCCTTGGAGGAAATGATACCGGAGACTGCAGTGCGTGGGAGGAAACGGAGACCGGGTACGCAGTCTGtaaaggaggaagaggaggcttTGGCGCTTTTGCGGTTGTTCAAGTCAAAGCTGGAGCAAGCACCAGTTGAGAAGTCGACAGCCCAGCCAGCTATCAAttatgatggtgatgatgaggagggcgaaGGAGAGGTTTGTGATCTTCACTTCATTGCCCATTGCCAGAGCTGCAAAGCCTGGGataaggaagaaaaggaagagagCGATGACGAAGGGTGGATGTCTCATCAGCTCAACTTTACTGCAGATAAGCTTGGAAAGGATCTGAGCTATCGCAAAAaggcggaagaggagctgGTTGTTATTGACCCCCTAGCAAAGGCGCAGGCTCTTaaggagggcaagaagtCTTCTCGGGATTCGCGGTCTGGGGGCTCATCTTCAAGGGCCTGGAACCGGGACCGGGAGCGTGACCGGGCAATAAGATAGTAGAAGGAGCAGTTGCTATCTGACTTATGATACAATTGCATTGTTCTTACAAGTTGAGGAAGCCAAGCATAAGAGAGACTGACCACCAGTCGGATGGTAACCATTAAGAGATACCCACTTTCTATTGTCTAATATCTCCTGTCACCTTCCTCCGTTGTTCAGTGCAAAGGTAGTGATGCCCAAGTCCCGTCCCATGTGTCCCCATGGTGCCATGCCTGTCCGGAACAACAGCTCCGCGAGCCCCGGCCTCAATGGGGTTTTATATGGGTCTTCATGTCATGGTGGCGTGCTCATTCTCCATGCGAACTCACATCTGCTGTTGTTCCTAGCCCAAGAACTGCTCAGACATGGCCttttgtcttgttgttttcgAGACCGAGAAGGGAAACTGGCTTGGTCCCACTTGAACGGTCTTTCAACTGCAACTCATCTCTTGGCATTCAATCCAAGGTGTTCTACGATCCGTATCGACAGTGAGGCCAAAAGTTTCCTGACAGCTCCGCAGGTATGCACGGCCGCACCATTGACAGGCATTAAGGCCACAACTTCAGACTACGCATAGGACCGCATAACGGCGCTGTCAAACTTAATTGTCACTAACGTCTTTGGAGAGAAAGTGTCCAAAGCCTTACTGCCGCTGCCACCGCCTTGAGGTCCTCCTTTCAAACGcccagaaaaaaagaagctgTCTTGGGTGACAGGCTGGGACGTCGACCCCGCGTGTGGAGACAGGACTTTATCTGTGCCACCGCTGATTGGTTCGGCAAGCGAGAAAATCGGTGTGTTGATCGCGATCGCACCGGCAAAGCCCACTTCATATGACGAGCAAGTGAGCCTTCATCACCAGCAAGTGGCCTTACACCGTGTTGAATTTATCTAGCAAAGCCCAACCTTTCCCACTCGATCCTCTGCCGCTCTGCGCCCTGAGCATACGACCCCAGTGAACTCCTCTCCAAACTTTTTCTTGTGAGCCCTCTCAGCGACGTCTTTGAGGCACCCAGACGTGACCAGAAATCAAGCAGCGCGGAAGCCGGCGACTGAGACCCCGACGCAAGCCATTGTTCAGCAGGAACCCTGCCTTCGAGGCTTCAGCATCTACCACACAACGACGCCCATTGACATATCGCGACACCGCCGAGACACCTCACAAGCCCTGTTCAGAACCCGGCGCCGAGCCAGACATCTATCTTCTCCGCTTTTGCGACACTCTCGCAGGCccgacacacacacattgcCATTGATATCGCGCCGCGGAACAATAACAGACCCGCGCGTGGATCAGGTGCCTGGACCGCCTCTGCCTTTGAGCAAGCTGTTCTCCGCATCACAGTATATAACAGATTGAGTTGAATAGAGTTTTCTCTCGCTTGTCTACCCTCCGACTAGATCCATCTCCCTCTATGTGCTGAGCTCGCTGGTTTCATCAGAAAATCGACCGGATTCAGCAGTGCTTCAAACCGCCCACAACAAGGAAGACTACAGCCTTGGCCTCAGCTTCTTGACGGCCTTTTGCGAGAAAAAAAGTCACCGAGGGCTGCAGCCACCACGCCGGCCACAAAACTTAGGGCGAGCCTAGCCTAACGGTCAAGAACCGCCATCTGCTATATCGAGGGGTGTCAAGCAAACCCCAATCGGCTGGGCGCGCGCTCGCCTTCACAGTGTTATGTCTTCGCCGAACAACCCGAGAAAACGACCGGCCCCTGGCGCCTCTTCGATGATCCCGATCCCCCCAGTACAGCAGACATTTTCGCCTGTCCAGACGGATCGATTGTTTGGGTGGAACGGAACAATGGATGGAAACGGCTTCGTCGACTCGCCAACGACAAATGTCAATCAGTTCATGATGCCGACATCAGGCGCCTTTGCGCAGCCAATTGCGGCGCCTTCAAACGCTCTGGCCCGCCGAGGAAACAGTCGCGCTCTTGTCCATTCGGGCAACAGA from Podospora pseudopauciseta strain CBS 411.78 chromosome 3, whole genome shotgun sequence encodes the following:
- the VMA2 gene encoding Vacuolar ATP synthase subunit B (BUSCO:EOG09261KHB; COG:C; EggNog:ENOG503NWY5) — translated: MSDPRDPASYRVTPRLRYNTVGGVNGPLVILDNVKFPRYNEIVSLTLPDGTVRSGQVLEARGSRAVVQVFEGTSGIDVKKTRVEMTGESLKLGVSEDMLGRIFDGSGRAIDKGPKVLAEEFLDINGSPINPYSRVYPEEMISTGISAIDTMNSIARGQKIPIFSAAGLPHNEIAAQICRQAGLVQRKGVTNKGVHDDHEENFSIVFAAMGVNLETARFFTRDFEENGSLERTTLFLNLANDPTIERIITPRLALTTAEYYAYQLEKHVLVILTDLSAYCDALREVSAAREEVPGRRGFPGYMYTDLSTIYERAGRVEGRNGSITQIPILTMPNDDITHPIPDLTGYITEGQIFVDRGLYNRGIYPPINVLPSLSRLMKSAIGEGMTRKDHGDVSNQLYAKYAIGRDAAAMKAVVGEEALSPEDKKSLEFLDKFERTFINQGPYEGRTIFESLDLAWSLLRIYRKDMLNRIPADIIDEFYSRTPSDRKGKDKAPTKDTRDTEVPQEENLIDA
- the CWC27 gene encoding Peptidyl-prolyl isomerase cwc27 (EggNog:ENOG503NYKX; COG:O) yields the protein MSAIYNLEPQPMASAIIHTTLGEISIELFAKQTPLTCRNFLQLALDGYYDNTIFHRLIPGFILQGGDPTGTGHGGESIYDGGAYSGDLDPWPMDQRRGQNAGPDGINFKDEFHSRLKFNRRGLLGMANEGKPDTNGSQFFFTLGKAEELNGKNTVFGRVAGDTIYNLAKIGESEVNDERPLYPIKITHIEILINPFDDMKKREKKLRQQVAKPAPVEKKQKKRKPAKQLLSFGDEEGEGDDLPVLKKPKFDTRIVMDVDEEPAPKTMPVRSSKKDLKPTHKDDVKVRVPEEPAKNRARNPDRPEPVPSKKQRPKVEESDRSSPEPEDGKKKTLLERTNEEIAAVKASMKRTIYTEPVQEKKRSALEEMIPETAVRGRKRRPGTQSVKEEEEALALLRLFKSKLEQAPVEKSTAQPAINYDGDDEEGEGEVCDLHFIAHCQSCKAWDKEEKEESDDEGWMSHQLNFTADKLGKDLSYRKKAEEELVVIDPLAKAQALKEGKKSSRDSRSGGSSSRAWNRDRERDRAIR